A window of Halomicrobium zhouii genomic DNA:
ACGACCTCCTGAAAAAACCGTATCGGAAATTCTATCCGGAGACGCCCTTCGAGCACAGCGGCTATACCAGTGCCAAGCGCGTCACCGACCGGGTAATCGACTGGTTCGAGGATACCGAGCGCGAGGACAGTTTCCTGTGGGTCCATTACATGGAAGCCCACCGTCCCTATGGCGTCCACGATGAAGACCCAGCTTACCTCGAAGGCACAGTTGATCGGGAACGTCTCTACGATCTGATGAAGACTGCGGGCACGGATCCCGACCAGGTCTCTGAATCCGACCGGCAACTCATGATAGACCTCTACGACTCGGACGTTCGTTACTGCTCGCGCCACATCTCTCGGCTCTTTGATTACCTTCGCGAGAAGGGCCACTGGGACGAGACGAACATCGTCTTTTCAAGTGATCACGGTGAGGAGCTCTACGAACACGGGAAGTTCTTTCATCGAAACTACCCGTACGATGAGCTCCTCCACGTGCCGCTGATTATAAAACGAGCTGAAGACTCTGAGGGCGGGGACGTGGTCGCCGGTCAGCGCCAACTGCTCGACCTCGCACCGACAATCTGTGCGTTCCACGGCCTCGATCCGGATGATTTCAGGTTCCTCGGGACCCCCTTGTTCGAGGGCGACTCACGAGAAGTAATTGCGCTCGGCCAACCAAACGATCAGGATGCAGCCGTAGCGGTCCGGTATGACGGCTGGAAGTACATCGACACCGGTGACGACGAGTTGCTTTTCGAACTCTCAACTGACCCAGACGAGACCGAAAACGTCGTCGCCGACAACCCGGATGTGGCGGCCCGCCTCTCGCGCTGTATCCCTGACTCCATTTTCGAACGCGACGTGGAAGACCCCCGGGTACCGGAGGACGAAGTCGACCGCGAGCATCTGGAGGCTCTGGGGTACATGGAACTGCGCGAGGAAGACTGATTATCGATGGACTCGGGATCTCACTTAATGTAGCCGAGCGCTTCGAGTTGCTCGCCGAGGTCGTCGGGTTCGACCGCATCTTCGATACTGTAGTGCTCGTAGGCGTCCAGCGCGTAGTGGTCGCCGACACGGCCTAGCATGTCTTCGAGGACTGACGGCTCAGCAGCCGCGCGGTTCTTCCGCTCGTACTGATCGTCGGGGATATAGAATAGTTCGTCGGCGTCGTTTTCCTGAACCGAGGTGACGAGCTTCCACTCGTCGGTCCGACAGGCCGTGATCCGGTTGCTAAGGTCAATATCACGCCAGCCACCGGAGGCGATCTGGCTGAAGACTGTCCGATCGTCCGGCATCGGTCTTTCACCCCGAAGTATCGGGTCGAGCGAAACCCCGTGGAAGGTGTCCGGAATCGCTGATTCTTCACAGGTGGCGTCCAGCAACGTTGGCGCGATGTCGATGGTCGAAGTTACGCCTTCGGGGAACGAGATGTCCTCATTACCTCGCCTGACGATCAGTGGGACGCGGACGAGCTCATCGTAGGGTCGGCCGCCGTGGGCCAGTTCACCGTGTTCACCGAACGCTTCTCCGTGATCGCCGACGAGCATCGCAACTGAGTCTTGCCAGTATCCCCGTTCCCGCAGGCCGTCGATTAAGCGACCGATCTGGTCGTCCACCACCCGCACGGACGCGTCGTAGAGATCGGAAACGACCGAAACCTCTTGCTCTGTCACCTGGTCCTCTTTCGTGTTGACCTTATCGTTGATTCGCCACAATTCGCCGTCCGAAACCTGTTCGTCGAGGAACTGATCGCGGTAGGATTTTGGAGGAACGTACGGCGAGTGCGGTTCCATAAAGTGGATCCACAGGAACAGCGGCTTTTCATCCGAGAGGGCGTCCAGGTACTGGAAGGTTCGGTCGACAGCCGCACTGGCCGAGTCGTGCGGTGCGGTGCGCGATCCGATCTGCCGGTAGAGCGACTCGACCAGACGATATGCCAAACTGTCCTGGTCGAGTGTCTCATAGACTTTTTCTTTCGCTCTCTCCAGGTAATCGTCCGTTCGCGAGGGGCCAGTCCCGTCGTCCTCGTCCCAGAGGCACATTTCCGGGTCGGAAACGACGGTCTGCTCACTATCGTAGTACAGGTCCCACCCCCGATCCCACCCGAACTGAGAGTGCAGTTGCGTATTCGTGTTGATGCCAAGGGTCCGAAAACCACGATCTCGAAAAACCTCTGCAATCATGTGGCGGTCTCCCGTCAACTGAGCGTACCCGCCGTACATCAGCGGGTACGACGAACAGAGGATCCCCGGGAAACTCGTCCGGGTGTTCGGTCCAGTCGTGATGGCCTGGTCACAGAACGCGCCCTCTTCTGCAAGGGCGTCCATGGTGGGAGAGACCGGGCGGTCGTATCCAGCGACCGAGAGGCAGTCGTATCGCAAACAATCGACGGTTATCAGGATAGCATTCCGTGGCATCGGGAGTCGATACGCTTCATCAACTCTCAAAAGGATAGTAAAATTTTGGATTTCCCAGGGAAGTCTGGAACGAACGACGAACCGCCACAAATTCGAAGGCAAATACTAATGTACGCTGTATCGGAATATCGACGCAAATGCCCGTATCTAACGTTGTCCTCGTTACCATTGACAGTCTTCGGTACGATAGATCTCTCAGATCTGACCGGGACGTTGATCCGGCACCAACTCTCTCAGAACTCGCCGAGAAGGGATTCTCTTTCGAGAACGCGTTCGCGAATGGGCCAAACACGCCCTCCAGTTTTCCAACCCTGCTGACAGGCACCTACCCCGCGATGTATGGAGGCTACCGCTATCTCGACGAACGCCGCCCGTTTCTCTCGGAAACGCTTCAGAACGCGGGGATGCGGACAGTCGGCTACCACTCGAACCCCCATTTGGGCCCCGAGAAAAATTTCAATCACGGATTCGATACGTTCAACGACGGCTCTGAGGATGACGACGATGCGCGCACTATCAAGAACGTTGTCGACGAGCACGTTCCCTCTGATTCCTGGCTTTACAGTATTCTCCGGCGGGTCTGGCACTACCTGACGTTGACTACCGACACCTCTGCCTATGCGCCCGCGACCGAAATCACCAACCAGGCCATCGACTGGCTGGAGACTAACTGGGACGGCAAAAGCCCCTACTTCATGTGGCTCCACTACATGGACGTCCACTACCCGTTTACGCCGCCGGACCGCTTCTTCGAGGACATCGGTGCCGACCCACTTTCGACCCGACGGACGGCAGACCTCAACGGCCGGATGCAGGAGAATCCCGAGTCTCTCACTGCGGAGGACGATGCGGACCTGCTCACCCTTTACGACGCCGAGATTCGGTACATGGATCACAACCTGAACCGTCTCCTCGAAGCGCTCGAAGCACAAGACGCCCGGGAGGACACGGCCATCGTCGTCACCGCGGACCACGGGGAGGCGTTCGGCGAACACGGTCGCTACGGCCACCATCCCTACAACTACGACGAACTCGTCCACGTCCCACTGGTGTTCGACGTACCCGGCCGGGAAGGACGACGAATCGATCAGCAGGTTTCCCTTATCGACGTACCACCGACGCTCTACGACCTACTAGGTGTCGAGACTCCCGCCGCTGTTCAGGGGCACAGTCTGAAACCACTCATGGACGGGGACGAGCGTGAAGAGGGCGTGGTCATCTGCACCGCATCCGGCGGGGAGATGTTGGCGACTCGAACGCCGGAGTGGAAGCTCCTGTGGGACCGAGAGCAGGATACGGTCGAACTGTACCACCTCGTCGATGATCCTGGGGAGACCGTCGACGTAAGCGGGGAGAATCACGAGGTCGTAGAACGGTTCCGGAACCTACTCGAAGACCACATTGCTGAGGCACGCGCTACCGACACCGACCTTCCGGACGTGGAGGAGAGCGACGAGGTAAAACAGCGTCTCGAAGACCTGGGATACGTCGACTGAACTTTCCAGCGAGTCAGAGATAACCGAGGTCCTCTAATCGATTCTGGATCTGTTCGCCGCTGGCTTCGTTCGTTTCGCCGGTGCGAATCTCGCGGCGTTCATCCTCGACGACCGCCCACGGGACCTCGACAAGTCCAGGAAGCCGGAGTCTCGGTTTGTGTCCGTCGAGTCCGAGTTTGTCGGCGAGGCCAGAGGCGTGGATCTGTCCGTGGTCCGCCGTTACGACTGTCTTTCCCGGAACGGACTCGATGATGTCTTCGGCGAATGGGAGAACGTATTCCAAATTCTCCCTGTACCCTCGCCAGTACTCAGCTTCGTCACGCACTGTATCACTGACTTCACTTCCAACGAATGGGCCATGGGGCTGCATAAAGTGTACGATGAGACGCTTGTCCGGAAAGCGGTCGTGTGCCTCGATGGCCGCGTCACGGACGACGTCAGGAAGGACGACGCCGGCGGTCTCGTCGAACTGATCCTCCCAGAGTTCGTAAATGTGGTAGAAGGCGTCACCGGCTTCGAGCGAGGTGTGTGGGTTTGCGGAGACGTAGACGGTATCTCCGAACTCTTCTCCCTGGAAATTTCGTCGTGTAAACTCGCTCGAGTGACTTCCCAGACTGATGCGAGTCTCGTAGCCGTCGAATTCCGAGAGATCCACGACTTCCTGAAAGATGTCTGCCCGGCAGGCATCGAGAACGATCATGGTATCCCAGTCTTCGTCCATGACTCTGACGGCGTTTTCGTATCCAGGATATCCGGGATAGAGCCTCGTCGCAGTCCCGAAAAGATACGGGACGAGAACTCGATTACGCCACCAGTTGAACGACGAGAAGTTCTTTCGGATCTCTGAAAGGGCACGTCGGGGACCGACAGTCATTGAGCGTCAGTCGTAATGAATGCGGTATATCAGTATTGATTCCGAATGCATCGAAAGCTTATCGTCGAGCAAGGTGACGGACCAACCGATCGAATGGCCCGAGGTTCAGGTTGTAGCGTTCTTCCGCCGACCGAATGACCATTACTTCCGTCTTCGAAAGACCGAATACGAACAGGACACCGAGAACGAGACTGACAGTGAACGACCCGGTTGCCCCGATCAACCAGGGTATGGTGGTCGGAATTTCGGGTGCAATGATAGTCGCGAATATCGTCAGGGACGGAATAGCCACGGCCACCGGTCGAATGACCTGCCAAGATATCGGCGTGGTACCAAGATGATAGTATACCTCAACTGCGGCAAGTCCATCTCGCACGAGGAACGAAATCACCGTTGCAACGGCCGCGCCAGTGATACCGAATTCGGGGATGAGAAGGATATTCAGACCGAGATTGACGGCTGCTGCCACGACGCTGTTGAACGAGATGGTCTTGGATAGCCCGAGAGACTCGAGTATGGGACTGTGAATACTCAGTACGTTCTTCGCAGCGAATCCTGCTGCCAGGATCAACAGCACTGGACCACCGCTTGCGTACTTTGATTCATAGATGATACTAATAAATTCGGTCGAAAACACACCGAGCGGAACGAGTGTACAGACACTCGCGATGACTAACCACCTGGCCACTGAACTGAACATATCCATTACGTCGTCGACGTTCCCGTCGCTCTCGAGTTTGCTAGCGATAGGCGATCCGAGATAATTAAACGCCGTCGAATACATACCCATGAAACTCACAGCGGCGTACGCGACACCGTAGATCCCCGTCGCCGTGTCTCCGAGGAAATAAAGGATGAGAAATATATCGATACTTCGGTACACGAAACCGGTAACTCCAGAGATAGTAAACGGAAGTGAATACCGAGTGACTCGGGTGAAGAGCTCACTATCGAAGGACGAACTGGTCCGTGGTAGTGTTCTATGCAAGAGAAGAAGTGCGATGGCCCCACTCACGATGTATGGGGCTGCGTACGCACTCGCCAGGCCTACCTGTCCGAGCCCGTACACGACTGCGCCAATAACTAGTACGAATCTCGTCACCGGGTGAATTATATTCTTGACGTATACCCGATAGAGCGACCGTTCTTGACCACGGATTCCCCCCACAGAGACGTTGAGTAACGCGGCGAAGGGGATCGCTGCGCCGAATGTTCGAATGCTGACTGTTACCTCTGGATTACCGAATATCTCGCTAGCAATGAACGAAGCGTTCAGAGTTACGACTGTACCTAACAGGACTGAGGTGACGAAAGTGATGACGATCGTAGTCGAAGCTAGCATCCGCTTTTCTTCGTCTCCGATCCGGGGGAGATACCGGGTGAGCCCCGACGCTAGCCCCAGGCCCGCGAGGATACTACCGATGTCCAGTAGTGCTGTTCCAGCTGTCAGTCCGCCGAATTCGCTTACGGAGAGATATCTGGCGGCGATTACCTGTGCGACGAACGCGATGAGGAGTTCGAGAAAGAGGCCAACGTACACGATACTGGCCCCTTTGACGATATCGCGGATAGCCTGATTCTTGTCTTCGCTCATTGGTTAGCCGACAACCTGATCGAGATATCGTTCGTACCGGTCGTATGTGGCTTCCCACGACAATTCGCCTTGGACGACATCTCTCCCATTCACTCCCAGTCTCTCTCGCTCGGAGGTATCGGTGGCCAATCGCTCAATCGCGATCGCGAGATCCGACGGCCGTTTCGGCTCACAGAGCAGCCCGGTCTCACCGTCTTCGACGACTTCCGGGATGCCGCCGACGCGCGTCGCGATGACGGGAGTCGCCGTCGCCTGAGCTTCGAGGACCACCCTCGGGAGCCCCTCCGTGTGCGACGGGAGAACGAAGACGTCCATCTCGTGGTACAGCGCGGGTATCTGCTCGTAGGGGATCGATCCGAGGAACGTGGCCGCGTCACCGAACGAGCGTTCCAGCCGCGAGCGTTGGGGGCCGTCTCCCGCGACGATCACCTCGCAGTCCGCCTCCGTCGACCTGAAAGCGGTCGCGAGGTCGTCGAGGCCCTTGTACGGTTGGAGCCCGCCGACGTAGCCGAGGAGAAAGTCGCCGTCGAGCGATTCGATCCGCTTGTGATAGTCGTCATCCAGCGGTTTGGGTATGTCGTTCGGATGGAACCGCTCGGTGTCGACGGCGTTGCTCACGTCGAAGATACGGTCCCGGTGGACACCGCGGTCCAGGAGCTGGTCCCGGATGTACTCGCAAACGACGAAGTACGCGTCGTGAGGTGCACGGAGTCTTGCTGCCATCGATGCAACGTTTAGCCGGTCGGCAGCGCCTGCGACAGGACGGTCTAGCGAAGAACCGACGTGCACTACGTGCGGAACGCCGGCCGCACGCGACGCTATCAGTCCGGGAAGGTAGGTCTTTCGCGTCTTCGAGACGATGACGTCGACGTCATGGCGCCGTGCCACGTGAGTGGCGTGGACCGCCGTTCGAGTGGGACCCTCAACAAACCGGCTCAGGGGATCAACTGACCTCTGGAAGTTCCGTTCTGGATTTTCGTTCCAGTCCAGGAGGAGGACATCGTGTCTGCGCTCACGGAGCCCTTGTACGACGTTACGGACGTGAATCGCTCCTCCCCTCACGAGCGCGTCGGAGAACGATATCCGTTCCTCCGTGAGAAAGAGGATGCGCATGGTTCTGGTAGCCGAGGGCAGGGATAAATATCTCGTGATTCGGCCCCTTCAGCCCGAGCCGGATAGACTCTCGTACTCCCAGACCAGGTCGAAGTACCGCTTCAGCCCGGCGACGAAGGCGCCGTTGTCCGTAATCGCGGCCTGGCGCATGTGGTTGGGGACCTCGTCTTCTTGCACCAGCAGAATCGCCGTCCCGGAGTCGTACGCCATGCTCGGGTCGGCAACGGTGCCGCGCCAGGGGAGTCGTTCCTCGCTGAACCGAACGCCGACGTCGGGATACGACTCCGTGATCTCCTCGACGATCCCTGCCTGGACGGCCCTGTTCTCCTCGCTCAGCCGTTCTGGGTCGACAAGGAGGACGGAGACGTCTATTCCCCTGTCGAGGGCCGCCTCGAAGGCGGGGCGGACCGAGTCGAAGTACTCGAAGCTCTTCGACATGACGAGCAGTTCCCTCTCGGCGTCGTCGTAGATTCGGCGCGTCTCCCGCTCGCTGGGTTCGCCGACGTCGACGACGTGGAACAGCTCCGACGTCGGGGTGACGGACTCGGTTGCGCGCTCGAACAGCGGTTCGTACTCGGAGAGGAACGCCTCGCGGCGAGAATCGAGTTCGGCCTCGAACTGTTCGTACTCCTGGCGCTGGTTCTCGACGGCCCTGTCCAGAATCTCCGCCGGCGCTTTTGACTGGTACTGCTTCGGTCGC
This region includes:
- a CDS encoding sulfatase, encoding MKTLLLTVDALRADHLGQYGYERDTMPVLDDLVEDGTRFTSAFANGTYTRISVPSFQTSQYLAYENLEAMPKIAPILEDGGIETAVIGTQTGIGLVHGGFGYGETIDLGRDDNFVEANADRPLGELVAYRVNKVATRISQGLQHRGADRLYDLLKKPYRKFYPETPFEHSGYTSAKRVTDRVIDWFEDTEREDSFLWVHYMEAHRPYGVHDEDPAYLEGTVDRERLYDLMKTAGTDPDQVSESDRQLMIDLYDSDVRYCSRHISRLFDYLREKGHWDETNIVFSSDHGEELYEHGKFFHRNYPYDELLHVPLIIKRAEDSEGGDVVAGQRQLLDLAPTICAFHGLDPDDFRFLGTPLFEGDSREVIALGQPNDQDAAVAVRYDGWKYIDTGDDELLFELSTDPDETENVVADNPDVAARLSRCIPDSIFERDVEDPRVPEDEVDREHLEALGYMELREED
- a CDS encoding sulfatase encodes the protein MPRNAILITVDCLRYDCLSVAGYDRPVSPTMDALAEEGAFCDQAITTGPNTRTSFPGILCSSYPLMYGGYAQLTGDRHMIAEVFRDRGFRTLGINTNTQLHSQFGWDRGWDLYYDSEQTVVSDPEMCLWDEDDGTGPSRTDDYLERAKEKVYETLDQDSLAYRLVESLYRQIGSRTAPHDSASAAVDRTFQYLDALSDEKPLFLWIHFMEPHSPYVPPKSYRDQFLDEQVSDGELWRINDKVNTKEDQVTEQEVSVVSDLYDASVRVVDDQIGRLIDGLRERGYWQDSVAMLVGDHGEAFGEHGELAHGGRPYDELVRVPLIVRRGNEDISFPEGVTSTIDIAPTLLDATCEESAIPDTFHGVSLDPILRGERPMPDDRTVFSQIASGGWRDIDLSNRITACRTDEWKLVTSVQENDADELFYIPDDQYERKNRAAAEPSVLEDMLGRVGDHYALDAYEHYSIEDAVEPDDLGEQLEALGYIK
- a CDS encoding sulfatase, translated to MPVSNVVLVTIDSLRYDRSLRSDRDVDPAPTLSELAEKGFSFENAFANGPNTPSSFPTLLTGTYPAMYGGYRYLDERRPFLSETLQNAGMRTVGYHSNPHLGPEKNFNHGFDTFNDGSEDDDDARTIKNVVDEHVPSDSWLYSILRRVWHYLTLTTDTSAYAPATEITNQAIDWLETNWDGKSPYFMWLHYMDVHYPFTPPDRFFEDIGADPLSTRRTADLNGRMQENPESLTAEDDADLLTLYDAEIRYMDHNLNRLLEALEAQDAREDTAIVVTADHGEAFGEHGRYGHHPYNYDELVHVPLVFDVPGREGRRIDQQVSLIDVPPTLYDLLGVETPAAVQGHSLKPLMDGDEREEGVVICTASGGEMLATRTPEWKLLWDREQDTVELYHLVDDPGETVDVSGENHEVVERFRNLLEDHIAEARATDTDLPDVEESDEVKQRLEDLGYVD
- a CDS encoding oligosaccharide flippase family protein, producing MSEDKNQAIRDIVKGASIVYVGLFLELLIAFVAQVIAARYLSVSEFGGLTAGTALLDIGSILAGLGLASGLTRYLPRIGDEEKRMLASTTIVITFVTSVLLGTVVTLNASFIASEIFGNPEVTVSIRTFGAAIPFAALLNVSVGGIRGQERSLYRVYVKNIIHPVTRFVLVIGAVVYGLGQVGLASAYAAPYIVSGAIALLLLHRTLPRTSSSFDSELFTRVTRYSLPFTISGVTGFVYRSIDIFLILYFLGDTATGIYGVAYAAVSFMGMYSTAFNYLGSPIASKLESDGNVDDVMDMFSSVARWLVIASVCTLVPLGVFSTEFISIIYESKYASGGPVLLILAAGFAAKNVLSIHSPILESLGLSKTISFNSVVAAAVNLGLNILLIPEFGITGAAVATVISFLVRDGLAAVEVYYHLGTTPISWQVIRPVAVAIPSLTIFATIIAPEIPTTIPWLIGATGSFTVSLVLGVLFVFGLSKTEVMVIRSAEERYNLNLGPFDRLVRHLARR
- a CDS encoding glycosyltransferase family 4 protein — protein: MRILFLTEERISFSDALVRGGAIHVRNVVQGLRERRHDVLLLDWNENPERNFQRSVDPLSRFVEGPTRTAVHATHVARRHDVDVIVSKTRKTYLPGLIASRAAGVPHVVHVGSSLDRPVAGAADRLNVASMAARLRAPHDAYFVVCEYIRDQLLDRGVHRDRIFDVSNAVDTERFHPNDIPKPLDDDYHKRIESLDGDFLLGYVGGLQPYKGLDDLATAFRSTEADCEVIVAGDGPQRSRLERSFGDAATFLGSIPYEQIPALYHEMDVFVLPSHTEGLPRVVLEAQATATPVIATRVGGIPEVVEDGETGLLCEPKRPSDLAIAIERLATDTSERERLGVNGRDVVQGELSWEATYDRYERYLDQVVG
- a CDS encoding TrmB family transcriptional regulator, whose amino-acid sequence is MTGRADDVFDLLGLTEYEETALEQLISLGQTSAPNLAEATGIPKARIYGVLDALSDRGFIKVIPGRPKQYQSKAPAEILDRAVENQRQEYEQFEAELDSRREAFLSEYEPLFERATESVTPTSELFHVVDVGEPSERETRRIYDDAERELLVMSKSFEYFDSVRPAFEAALDRGIDVSVLLVDPERLSEENRAVQAGIVEEITESYPDVGVRFSEERLPWRGTVADPSMAYDSGTAILLVQEDEVPNHMRQAAITDNGAFVAGLKRYFDLVWEYESLSGSG